The Candidatus Paceibacterota bacterium region GAATATCGGTGATCGTCCTGTGGAGGTTTCCACAAAACAAGCTTATCAGGCGATACTGCCACGTTATCCCGCAGATGACCGCGGCATAGCCCTCGATTTCACTAACCGCCCAGGCCGAGGCAAGGCGGACTTTTGGACGTCTTTCGCGTCGGAGATAAGCGAACGAGTCGAGAAAGAGCTAAGGGCGGGCAACGACCGTTCTCGGCCAAGTCATATCTCCGTATTCGCACTTGGTCCTATTCCTCTGCTTGTCCACTTGGGCAATGCCATAGGTAATACCATCTCCGCCGATCTGTATCAGCGACACCGCGATACTGAGAACTGGACATGGAAGAATGAGGCTCAAGATGATCTCGCCTATGAGGTCAAGGAAACGAAAGGAGAAACTGGAGGCGATATAGCCGTGGTCTTGTCCCTGAGCGGTAAGATCCATTACGATGAGGTGTATAAGCTCTTTGCTAAAAAACCTCATCTCTATGAGATAACCATTGCCACTCCTGCGCCTGGCTTCCTTGCCTCAAGACCGAAGCTCGAAAAGTTTCGATTGGCCTATCGTGAGCTTCTCACCAAAATCAGGACTCTTCACGGCGGAGGAACAGTAATTCATCTCTTTCCGGCTATTCCCGCGCCGATTGCGGTCGTCTGCGGACGAGAGATACTGCCGAAGTCAGACCCGAAAATGACGGTCTACGATCACGAAAACGCTCAAGGTGGATTTATTCCGATTCTAACAATTAATTAACATGGATATACAAAAATTTCTTAACAGCCTGCTTGCCTCGCAAGATCTGCTCATCGAGCAGGAAAACTCGCTTCAGACGCACAAAAAAGAGGTGACCGATTTCCTTGTCGCTGAATTTGGCAATAAGCCCAAGATCAAATACGCGGGGTCCCGAGAGAAAGGCACAATGATCCGCGACAGCTACGACCTCGACATCGTGTGCTACTTCCCGAGCACCGATACACGAAGTCTCAAGGAAATCCGTCAGGAGGTGTCGGATCATTTGAGCCAACGCTACGTCATGCAGGACAAGGCATCAGCTGAGAGGATAACCAATCTCAAAGGTGCTAAGACGCCTGAGAGCTATCACATAGACGTTGTGCCGGGCCGATTCATAGAGGGTAGCAACGATGTATTCATCCATGTCGCCTATGGAGACAAGGAGCGCATGCAGACGAATCTCAAGACGCATATCGACCATATTGCCAAGAGCGGATGCGTGCCAGTAATCAGGCTCGTAAAACTCTGGAGTGTCCGAAATAACGTATCAATCAAGACCTTCATTCTCGAGCTCTTCGTTGTCGAGGTACTCAAAGGTAGTCAGAACAAGGGCGATCTTCGTAGCGGCTTCATCAAAGTCATGGAAGCTCTCCGAGATAATTTTGGATCAATGCAACTTGTTGATCCTGCAAACTCGAACAACGTCGTTTCAAGGACGATAGATTCATCCCAGCGTGTCATGGTTTCTCACGTCGCGGATGAGACACTCTCTAAAATAGAGGATTCCACTAATCTCTCTGATTGGAGGGCGGTATTTCATGAGGAAAATGATCGAGGTACTACCGCTTCACGCTCATATACTCCAGATGCTGGCCCGACTATCATCAACAATCCTTCAAAACCATGGGCGTGGTAGACGGTAGTGTGACGCGGTACGTTTTCACACCAGAAGAGATAGCAGAAATCGGGCAAAGGTATGGCCTTGAGCTCATCACACCAAGTGTTTGGAAAGGAACGCTCAACATCTATGCCTCGTATAACGGCCTGCCGCTGAAGGATAAGTTCGAGATAAAAATCGGGATACCTTTTAACTATCCGAATTCGACTCCAGTTATGTCGGAAGTGGGAGGCCGTACTGCGACCATAATTAAAAAGTATAAGATCAAGGATCCGCGCGATCTCCACTTCAACATCGGTAGCGAGACGGCCTGTCTCTGTGTGCGCCAAGAGGAAAAGAAAAAGTTTCCGCCAGGCTCGTCACTATCGGTCTTCATAGAGAATCTCGTGATTCCGTATCTTTACGGCCTGAGTCATTTCGATATGTATCGAAAATGGCCATGGGGAGAAAGGTCGCATGGTGTCCTCGGCATGCTTGAGTTTTATGGAGAAAATCCCGACAAACAGACAGAGGAAAGTATGAGGGAAATTACCGCCGCTTTACGACCAGAGAAAAATTGGAAGGAATACGATAAACAGCTACGAAATCCTCGTCCGCATGGTCGGTGTGTTTGTGGTAAAGATAAATCATTTGAGAAATGTCATTTCGCGGCTTTTCAGGGTGTAGTCTGCTTCAACGAAGACCTCAAACGTCTAGGCATCACCACCGCAAAACTGTTTCAGTCACGACCCTAACTGCGTTTCGCAATATCTTTCCCAAGCGGCCCCTCGACGAGCTCCTCAACCGTTTTCACAAGATCGCTCCACGGCATGATCCCTCGGTACCACATGAGCAGATTGTCCGTCCTGTAGTGGAGTAGGTGCATGAACTTGGCCCACGTGAAGCCTTGCGCTTTGAGTTTGTCTTTCCACGAGTCCCAAAAGTACTTGGGCATCTGATTCATATGCCACACGACCATCGATTCCCAGTTAACGCCTGGATCCGCGCCTAATGAAGCGTGAACGGCTTTCATCTGCTGTTTGATGGCCTTGGGTTCGGGGAGGGTAGCTAGTTTCATACCCCTAATATATACCCTATGATAAAGCTGTCAACAGAGCCAATGTTACAGTCCAAAAAGGCCTTTATGCTGTAACATTTGTAACATTC contains the following coding sequences:
- a CDS encoding SAVED domain-containing protein, with amino-acid sequence MPERPSIPDQVKLKLWALSGARCEFPGCNKYVWRDGLTLKDDNFAHMAHIIAANPGGPRGDEVASPELATDYDNLMLLCFDHSKLVDGKNKCDYTIEYLREYKRSHEDRIRRQTELSPEMTTTVLRFSANIGDRPVEVSTKQAYQAILPRYPADDRGIALDFTNRPGRGKADFWTSFASEISERVEKELRAGNDRSRPSHISVFALGPIPLLVHLGNAIGNTISADLYQRHRDTENWTWKNEAQDDLAYEVKETKGETGGDIAVVLSLSGKIHYDEVYKLFAKKPHLYEITIATPAPGFLASRPKLEKFRLAYRELLTKIRTLHGGGTVIHLFPAIPAPIAVVCGREILPKSDPKMTVYDHENAQGGFIPILTIN